The following nucleotide sequence is from Longimicrobium sp..
GCGCCTCCGCACTGCCCTGTACGCATTCGCCGCCGCCACGCTGGCCGCCTGCAACCCCGTCGGTGTCTGCACCGTGATCGGCTGCTTCGATGGCCTGATCGTCCGCTTCGCTAGCCAGCCGACTGGTGCTTTCCGCGTGGAAGCCATCGTGCCCGGGGAAGCGGCGCCGCACGTCTTCGACTGCCCCTCGGGAACCTGTGTGCCCGTGATGTTCGAGAACGTAATGGCCAGCCGGGTCACAATTCGCGTCACCACTGCGGCGGGTACGCGGAGCCAGGAGTTCACGCCCAAATACGAGGCGGAGTACCCCAACGGCCGCCGCTGCGGGGCCGCGTGCCGCAATGCGACCGTCACCATGCAGTTCCCCGGCTGAGCGCCGATCGGCACGCTTCTGGCCCCCCGCGACGCCTCCCGATCCCCTCAGGAGGCGAGATGCGCGCGATGGTCATTCCCCGCCACGGCGGGCCCGAAGTCTTCGAGCTGAGAAACATCGATCGTCCCCGGCCGCGTGCCGGCGAGGTGCTGGTGCGCGTGGTGTGCTCCGGCACCAACCCGGTAGATGCCAAGCTGCGCCAGAACGCGTCGTGGGCCGGGCTCACGCCGCCGCTGGTGCTGGGCTACGACGTGTCGGGCGTGGTGGAGGAGGTGGGCGCCGACGTGGCCGACTTCAAGCCCGGCGACGAGGTGTTCTACGCCGG
It contains:
- a CDS encoding alcohol dehydrogenase catalytic domain-containing protein gives rise to the protein MRAMVIPRHGGPEVFELRNIDRPRPRAGEVLVRVVCSGTNPVDAKLRQNASWAGLTPPLVLGYDVSGVVEEVGADVADFKPGDEVFYAG